A region of Bombyx mori chromosome 13, ASM3026992v2 DNA encodes the following proteins:
- the LOC134200038 gene encoding testis-specific serine/threonine-protein kinase 1-like, producing MESKAKYHHIEEELKLTCSEQLTLASRGYKIIKKVNEGSYAKVYLAEYRNASKNDKLSILACKVIDTSTAPRDFVKKFLPREIEMLIKLSHPHLVHTHSIFQRRYKYFIFMRYMERGDLLEFVLQRGAVQEDQARIWTRQLALAIQYMHELEIAHRDIKCENVLLTANQNVKLSDFGFARMCVDKKLNEIRSETFCGSLSYTAPEILQGTPYLPKPTDVWSLGIVVYVMLNRAMPFEDKHIKQLHQAQINKNWKFRSRYIDTISDNCKRLIGLMLEPNHQNRLKIYDIVNSEWIAMDSRLLEWTPQETLAYKKAREEKNKLHKTVETVELPGSSKTEHKVCLPDSLVENNLDGAASTSSYVR from the exons ATGGAGTCTAAAGCGAAG TATCATCATATTGAAGAAGAATTAAAATTGACCTGCTCAGAACAATTGACTCTTGCTTCAAGAGGTTACAAAATCATCAAAAAAGTCAATGAAGGATCTTATGCAAAG GTATACTTAGCGGAGTACAGAAATGCCAGTAAAAACGATAAGCTCTCTATATTGGCTTGTAAAGTAATCGACACCAGTACTGCACCAAGAGATTTTGTGAAAAAGTTTCTACCGAGAGAGATAGAGATGTTAATAAAACTAAGTCACCCACATTTAGTTCACACTCACAGCATCTTCCAAAGGAGGTACAAGTATTTCATATTCATGCGTTACATGGAGCGCGGGGACTTGTTGGAGTTTGTTTTGCAGAGAGGCGCTGTGCAAGAAGACCAGGCTAGGATATGGACGCGGCAACTCGCCCTAGCGATTCAGTATATGCACGAACTCGAAATAGCTCACAGGGACATAAAGTGCGAGAACGTTCTACTGACGGCCAATCAGAATGTGAAATTATCCGATTTTGGTTTCGCTCGAATGTGTGTCGAtaagaaattaaatgaaatacgcAGTGAAACTTTCTGCGGTTCCTTATCGTACACAGCACCCGAGATATTACAGGGGACGCCGTATTTACCGAAACCGACCGACGTTTGGTCTCTGGGAATAGTCGTTTATGTTATGTTAAACAGAGCGATGCCTTTCGAAGACAAACACATCAAGCAACTGCACCAGGCACAGATTAATAAGAACTGGAAGTTTAGATCACGCTATATCGACACCATCTCCGATAATTGTAAACGGCTGATTGGACTTATGTTAGAACCGAATCATCAGAATCGTCTCAAAATATACGATATAGTTAATAGCGAATGGATCGCGATGGATTCCCGTTTATTAG AGTGGACTCCGCAAGAAACTTTGGCGTATAAGAAAGCACGTGAGGAGAAAAATAAGTTACATAAAACTGTGGAAACTGTTGAATTACCAGGATCCAGCAAGACAGAGCACAAAGTTTGTTTACCAGACTCTCTTGTAGAAAATAATTTAGACGGTGCAGCTTCGACGTCTTCTTATGTACGATAA